One window from the genome of Hydra vulgaris chromosome 02, alternate assembly HydraT2T_AEP encodes:
- the LOC101239065 gene encoding beta-1,3-galactosyltransferase 1 encodes MSKNLILTIKRTMQRFSKISLLKYFFLSLVVTAALFVIIEMLYFQTKDSLKHAKVIQNSYDINHHLLTSDKNTIANTTYNKDSLSYVIFDSVKRDCNIIYSTLIIITSHVRHVNRRNRIRQTWGNESKWNSKEKYITVFVVGRISDSDIMMNIAEEAKLWRDIILVNILEDFYTLAKKVIIGLIWANHNIKYKLILKGDDDIYINIINVLAFVKENDIEDAYIGNKIENALVSRSGRYKVTKEEYEIDTYDSYCSGGGYFLSASSVEKMIPLFDLNHVFRIDDAYIGKIALKAGIFASQGKGFYMDNASCSYMKDIIVSHPADNIGCISFLFRRFLIDSNKLPKSWSEKQFEKKQCYEANSLCLKSKKKRPNETRSSKKRH; translated from the exons ATGTctaagaatttaattttaacaataaaaagaactatgcaaagatttagtaaaatttctttattaaaatacttctTTCTGAGTCTGGTTGTTACGGCAGCGCTCTTTGTCATCATTGAAATGCTGTATTTTCAAACAAAGGATAGTTTAAAACATGCAAAAGTCATTCAAAATTCGTATGATATCAATCACCATTTGTTAACAAGCGACAAAAATACAATTGCTAATACTACTTATAATAAAGATTCGCTTTCTTATGTCATTTTTGACAGTGTAAAACGAGACTGCAACATAATTTATTCAACGCTGATTATTATCACTTCACACGTAAGACATGTTAATAGAAGAAATAGAATACGACAAACTTGGGGAAACGAGTCAAAATGGAACTCAAAGGAAAAATATATCACTGTTTTTGTTGTAGGAAGAATATCAGATTCCGATATAATGATGAACATAGCTGAAGAAGCAAAACTATGGAGGGAcattatattagtaaatatacTTGAAGATTTTTACACGTTGGCGAAAAAAGTCATAATTGGACTAATATGGGCTAAtcataacattaaatataaactaattttaaaaggtGACGATGACatatacataaacattattaaCGTCTTAGCATTTGTGAAAGAAAATGATATAGAAGATGCTTACATAggaaataaaatagaaaatgcgCTCGTCTCTAGATCTGGTCGGTATAAAGTAACCAAAGAAGAGTATGAAATTGATACATATGACTCATATTGCTCCGGTGGAGGATATTTTCTATCCGCATCTAGTGTGGAAAAAATGATACCGCTATTTGATTTGAATCACGTATTTCGAATTGACGATGCTTACATTGGAAAAATTGCACTTAAAGCAG GGATATTTGCCAGCCAAGGTAAAGGTTTTTATATGGATAATGCTTCTTGCAGTTATATGAAAGATATTATCGTTTCTCATCCTGCAGACAATATCGGTTGTATAAGTTTTCTATTTAGAAGGTTTTTGATTGACAGCAATAAACTGCCAAAAAGTTGGTCTGAAaaacagtttgaaaaaaaacaatgttatgAAGCAAACTCCTTgtgtttaaaaagcaaaaaaaaacgtCCCAATGAAACCAGATCAAGCAAAAAACGccattaa